In the genome of Cheilinus undulatus linkage group 6, ASM1832078v1, whole genome shotgun sequence, one region contains:
- the LOC121511070 gene encoding Hermansky-Pudlak syndrome 6 protein, whose translation MARLGLEQLSDFGDYSGGKELTDSLKLINNEHKTSLSNVRLSPDGRHIHVILRKPKVSLVTFDKYERPHLIQTQKKLDVRSARGVPIVDILYLDNNRSSNSNRDTAAVAVIFEDGKAEFWRFQECKSGWHLLQTSDLCNSPRARVVSVCACANLIIWCEERPPSESSPALSSTRNKLRYCVCRRDFEVEEGAVSLGGVKIALHNNPKFTVVSSGDCVHLLPDLKVKPLLSISKFFLSWCPRHESFTVSTTCKNTPLKKLSSKESDFKRLVPDCLGYLSTIEPPEIYDFSPTGCGGLLLLLSTGWVCFLQKDGVLRQVFKLADNCLVKYGTDTSLCLYQDTLAVLIGQNLHVIDVNCGRELDKLVVKREGILYFNRNEKWIPHLLTETGVFMVLNKETDSNKMKPYGFSAAENIDPGALLVEAVFEEACKYYQQRSLSSTQLTVDILKKGGRFQAPISLASILRSYLLKQKGVVVSQNGEDGCTSGQDKLMISLEAELKSLVTLEEVKGSLVRGSVKEVEAVCDMLVEKEVARLLSSAELDQEALLYLNSIFSIFPCQAWRAAQAALQLHYNGERSLSSRASPDVWKTVLTPAVTSSTATFTNGRPKHNHSLKGDHIANCKAKPLSSTLPAALPVFELLCHSVFHFQPSWLPTFLELAQQQQGSMGLGLSLASSSWSFSSSRGGEGGEKNVPLYKRALCVLSSLSMERAQQQDLEVELLLVSGRPNAILQALRILIAMQQWERVTQVAQKFCKQSPLLNKEIFTTLLCEVAQHRDLDRYLDLLWALCPEDLTVTTILNLVLKNLPSPNSPPSSSSSSFSMSITSPSFPAPFADPQNSQLTIGLLKPLLRKVLQRETKPSQRYADILQSPLFPPPAPPRQPAEQTSTVTDPCINSNLDGEIATDFLAETPEEQSPIHTTVPGTRVALPANPV comes from the coding sequence ATGGCGCGGTTGGGGTTGGAGCAACTGTCAGATTTCGGGGACTATTCTGGAGGCAAAGAGCTGACTGATAGCTTGAAACTTATCAATAACGAGCATAAAACCAGCCTGTCAAACGTCAGATTGAGCCCAGATGGACGTCACATTCATGTCATCCTCCGCAAGCCTAAGGTTAGTCTTGTGACTTTTGACAAATATGAAAGACCCCATCTGATCCAGACACAGAAGAAACTGGACGTGCGGTCGGCACGAGGTGTGCCTATTGTGGATATTTTATATTTGGACAATAACAGaagcagcaacagcaacagGGATACAGCAGCTGTGGCAGTGATTTTTGAAGATGGAAAGGCTGAGTTTTGGAGATTCCAGGAGTGCAAATCAGGCTGGCATCTCCTGCAAACATCAGACTTGTGCAACAGCCCCCGGGCTAGAGTGGTGTCCGTGTGTGCCTGTGCTAATCTTATCATCTGGTGTGAGGAGAGGCCGCCCTCTGAGAGCTCCCCTGCCCTCAGCTCCACGAGGAACAAACTGAGATACTGTGTTTGCAGACGTGACTTcgaggtggaggagggggctGTCAGCTTGGGTGGAGTGAAAATCGCCCTCCATAACAACCCTAAATTCACCGTGGTCAGCTCAGGGGATTGTGTGCACCTGCTCCCTGACTTGAAAGTTAAACCTCTGCTGAGCATCTCTAAATTTTTTCTCTCCTGGTGTCCTCGTCATGAGTCCTTCACTGTCAGCACTACATGCAAAAACACACCCCTGAAGAAGCTATCATCTAAAGAGTCTGACTTTAAGAGACTGGTGCCAGATTGTTTGGGATATTTATCAACTATTGAGCCACCAGAGATCTATGACTTTTCACCTACAGGCTGTGGAGGCCTGCTGCTCCTGCTCAGCACAGGTTGGGTGTGTTTTCTGCAGAAAGATGGAGTGCTGCGGCAGGTTTTTAAACTGGCCGACAACTGTTTGGTTAAATATGGCACCGACACTAGCCTCTGCTTGTACCAGGACACTCTGGCTGTGCTTATAGGGCAAAACTTACATGTAATAGATGTAAACTGTGGGAGAGAACTGGATAAGCTTGTGGTAAAGAGAGAGGGGATATTATATTTTAACCGTAATGAAAAATGGATACCTCACCTGCTTACAGAAACGGGAGTTTTTATGGTATTAAACAAGGAGACTGACTCCAACAAGATGAAGCCTTATGgtttcagtgcagcagagaaTATTGATCCAGGAGCTCTCCTGGTGGAGGCTGTCTTTGAGGAGGCCTGTAAATACTACCAGCAGAGGAGCCTGAGTAGCACCCAGCTCACTGTGGACATCCTGAAGAAGGGAGGGAGATTCCAGGCCCCCATCTCTTTAGCCTCCATCCTCAGGAGCTACCTCCTGAAGCAGAAGGGAGTAGTGGTGTCCCAGAATGGAGAGGACGGATGTACTTCAGGGCAGGATAAGCTTATGATTTCGCTGGAGGCCGAGCTCAAGAGTCTGGTCACTCTGGAGGAGGTGAAGGGCAGTTTAGTGAGGGGGAGTGTAAAAGAAGTGGAGGCAGTGTGTGACATGTTAGTGGAGAAAGAAGTAGCCAGACTGCTGTCCTCAGCAGAGCTGGATCAGGAGGCTCTGCTTTACCTCAACTCCATCTTCAGCATCTTCCCCTGCCAGGCGTGGAGGGCAGCGCAGGCTGCTCTTCAGCTTCACTACAACGGGGAACGCTCTCTGTCCAGCAGGGCCTCACCAGACGTGTGGAAAACTGTCCTCACCCCTGCTGTGACATCAAGCACTGCCACATTCACGAACGGCCGGCCCAAACACAACCACAGCCTCAAAGGTGATCACATTGCCAACTGTAAAGCCAAACCTCTGAGCTCCACTCTCCCAGCTGCCCTGCCCGTCTTTGAGCTCCTCTGTCACTCTGTTTTTCACTTCCAACCCAGCTGGTTGCCCACCTTCTTGGAGCTcgcccagcagcagcagggctCCATGGGGCTGGGCCTGAGCCTGGCCTCTTCATCATGGAGCTTCTCCAGCTCTCGAGGAGGAGAAGGTGGAGAGAAAAATGTGCCACTCTACAAACGGGCCCTGTGCGTTCTCTCCAGCCTGAGCATGGAACGAGCACAGCAGCAGGACCTGGAAGTGGAGCTGCTGCTGGTCAGCGGGCGACCCAACGCCATCCTCCAGGCTCTAAGGATCCTTATCGCCATGCAACAGTGGGAGAGGGTTACTCAGGTGGCTCAGAAGTTCTGCAAGCAAAGTCCACTACTCAACAAGGAAATTTTCACCACTCTGCTGTGCGAGGTGGCCCAGCATCGAGACCTGGACCGCTACCTGGACTTACTATGGGCGCTGTGCCCTGAGGACCTCACTGTCACAACTATTCTCAACTTGGTGCTAAAAAACCTCCCCTCCCCCAACAGCCccccttcatcctcctcctcctccttctccatgTCCATCACATCCCCCTCGTTTCCTGCTCCCTTCGCAGACCCTCAGAACAGCCAGTTGACCATCGGGCTGCTCAAACCTCTGCTGAGGAAAGTCCTTCAGAGGGAGACTAAACCCAGCCAGCGCTACGCTGACATCCTGCAGTCTCCATTGTTTCCCCCTCCTGCACCTCCACGCCAGCCTGCAGAGCAAACAAGCACTGTCACAGACCCTTGCATAAATTCAAATCTGGATGGTGAAATTGCAACAGATTTTCttgcagaaacaccagaagaGCAGTCACCCATACACACGACTGTTCCAGGAACCAGGGTGGCACTACCTGCAAACCCAGTCTga